The genomic stretch GCCCGCCCACCAAGGCCCAAGGCCGCCgccccagctgcccctccagGGCGCACGGCGTCCACAGCCCCGCAGGGCCCGCCGGGGCACTGCTCGGCCTCAAGCGAGGGATCCacctctctggggctcagttcCCCGCACGCCCACGTCGTCGCAGCTGTCGCGGGGACAGTGTCTCCGGGGCCCTTCACACCCTGAGGCTGGATTTCCAGGCGCTACTCCCCCGAAGCTGGAAGACCAGGCCAACAGAGACCCTCTCCAGCCCCACCCGGCTCCTcatgggcggggaggggggcacaccCCCTGGGGAGGGACGGTCGTCCCCGCCCTCCCACGGCCACACTGGCCCCAGGCCGGCCTCTCCCGTCCAGAGGggcccggggctggggggggcgggggggggcagccGCGGCcggtgctggggagggggccgcTTCCGCTGCCCCCGGGAGCCCGCCGCGGCCGGCCGCTGTGCTGCCGACACCCCGAGGTAATGCGATCCAGATGTGGCCGGTGGTGCGAGAGGGGAGCGGCCCCGCGCCCTGCTGAGGGAGCTGGAAGGGGCCTGAGATAATGTGGGATTCCTGAGCCCGCGCCCAGGCCCGTGGACCCAGGAGGGTGGGAGAGCACAGGCCGCTGCCCCGCCCCACGCGTGCGCGCCTGAGACCACCCAGGCGGGACGGGAGCAgagacaccccccaccccgggaccgCAGCCCCTCCGCTGCGGCCCCCGCGTCTCCGAGCCTCAGTCTCCCGTCTGTGCCCGGCAGGGGCACCTCTCCCGGGCTGCTGCTGAAGCACCCGGGGGCCGGCCCGAGATGCTGAGGAGGTGCCCACCCAACCCCTCCAGGAAGGAGGGGGTGCCAGCAAAATCCCGTGGTCTTGAGGCTCCAGCCAGGACAGAATACTGCTCCTAGAGGTCACTCACCTGACCCCTGACCCCCGATCCACCCCCCATAGAGGACCCAGCTTCATTGCTGAGCATTTGCATGTACCTCCCTGGCCAGCCCCACCCCACATGGGACTCTTTCCCCAAATCAGGCCTGAGCTGGGCAggatgatggggtggggggattcTTCCTGCCTGACacatcttcctttccttccaagtGCCCCTACTTGAGTCTGCCTGGCCCCTCACAGCCACGCCTGGCCAGGGTCTGCAGCCACTAAGGTCAAACCAACTGTCCCATCCCAGGTGCACTGAGGGTCAGTAAGAGCCCGGTCCACACACGGCACAAACCCCGGGGCCTGGCACTGGCCTCGTCCAGCTAGCAACAGCTGAAGAGGGTGGAGCAGGGGGCCTGGCCACACACGGCCCCAGAGCGCCCCATCCACGCTGAGGCCGGTGTGTGTAAGACCCCGGATGAGCCACGAACGGTCAGCTCTCTCGGAACGCGCGGTACAGCTGCTTTTCTCAGAGCAGGTGCACCTGCCGAAGTGTCCCTGAGGCTGGGATGGCTGATGCTCCGGGTGCTACCTCTCTGGCTCACCCGCCCAGGTACCACTGCCCCCAAAGCAAAGAACAGGTGGGCAGAGGGCCTTCTGGCCAGCTGCTGGTGGGCTACTGGGCTGTGGCCCTGAGTCTCCACCTCTTCGTCTTTAAAGGGGGTTCTCGGGAGGACCCTGTGAGACGGCACGCATGGATGCTCTCCCCGAGGCCTGGGGCGCAACCTGCACCCCGACCCCAGCTCCGTTCCCCACCCGAACCCGCACAGCCTTCACCAtaggaaccaccccccccccccccccaagacacTGCAGGACTGGCCCCTCACACAGGGTGCCCGGGCACAGGGCACAGCTCTCTCCGGCCTGCCTGCTCTCCTCTGAGAGGCAGGGGAAGCAGCGAGAGGGGACGGACGTCCTCATCCATAACGCTCTCCAGCCGGGGCCAGGAGGCCAGCTCCGCCTCGGGCACTCAGGGCCCACCGCCACCACCTCCCTGACCCCGGCCCAGGTCACCTCCAGCAGGAAGCCACCCAGAAGTCCCAGAGGAGGCCAAGGCCAGGCAAGCAGGACAAGGCCCCAGTGAGAATCCCAGTCCGACCCGTCGGGGCCTCAGCTTCCAAACTGTAAACTGCCCCGTTAGGCTGTTGCCACCCGAGCAGGGACAGTGCCCGTGACAGGCAGGTACCCGAAAGGGGCTTCTGTCATTGGTGTCAGCAAAGGCCCATCCTGGATCCTCTTAGCAGATCACCTGGCCTGTCCCCACTGGGGTTCCAGGCCCCCGCACGTCGGACGCTCACCTGACCTTCTGCCCCGCCCGGGGCCCATGAGGTCCCGCCCCACGGCTCCTACACCCTGTCCCTGAGCACCTGCACCTCCGACAAGACGCCGTGAACCTTGGAAGCTCAGCTCAGTGAGAAGAGGCCTTAATTCAGCTTGACAtttggagggaaagaaagatcaGTCACACCACCACTCCTAAAACGAGTGGGGATTACAGAACGTAGGGAGCCCGAGGCTCACTCCAGAGTCCGCGGCCTGAACCCGCGTGTGCCGGAAAGCGGGCGCTGCCCTGGACGTGAGGAGGCCCAGCGCGCCCTCCCGACCGGGCACCCTCAGCGTCCGCGTCCGCGTCAGCAAGGGGCAGCGCGGGGCCGTCCCGAGGACCCAGGGGCCACGCCGACCGCGCCCAGGCAGACGGGCAGCCGTGCCACCGCATTAGCCGAGCGCCGACGCGCACTCAGTACCCGGCCCGGCTCGGGATGCCCGGCTCCTGGCGGAGTCCTCGCCGCAGCTTCACACGGCCCTGTGGCCGCGGGCACCACCTGGGGCCTTCCTGGAGATGGTGGCAGAAAGTCACAGAACCCAGACGGCAGCAAACAGCCACGCAGACACGGGAGCCCccgcaggggtgaggggtgagaaGCGGGCCAGCACTCAGTAGAGAGCCTGCGTGCCGGGTCCACCCCGAGCCCGCCAGGGATGGGCGCTCAGACGGGAAACCGGTGAGCGGCGAAATCAGCGGATCCTCTAAATGGGCgctttccacccctcccctcctggcagggaaggggtgggcgGACGGCCCCGTGGGCTCCGCAGGGAAGGGGACGCCTCGGAAGCAGGCCGGCCGTGGCTGGATGTGTGGGGACGGAGAGCCACGAGGTCCTGCCGCCCCACTGGCCCGCAGCCATCACTCGGGTTACACCCATCACCAGACATGGTGCCCCCCGGCTGGGTCTGTGTCCCCAGGCGGAGCGCTGCAGAAACGAGCACCCGGCACCGCCAGGAGGGGAGGCGCTCCTGGTGATATAACAGTGTCAGCAGAGCCTGGGCAGGAAgaaaggggtgtgggagggaggcagggcacgGGCTCGGGTGGGCGGTGAGAGCGAGGTGAAGTCCCGTGGCCTGGCTCAGCTACGGCCAGCAAGGGCCACACAGAAAGTGGTGGTGGGCCCGGCTCCCACACAGACCCCAAGTCTCACTCCGGAGGGGCCTCTTGCCTCTCCTGCTCAGAGGGACTGGCCACAGGGGCCCCTGTGCCCAGCCTGGCGTGGCTCCTGCCCCCTCGGGGCTCGCAGCCAGGTGGGGACAAGCCACCAAAGCCATGGAGCTTGGGGCACAAGGGAGAGATGCTGGGGGCTGTGGGAACATCCGACGGGGACCCCGACTTGGGAAGGGGTCCAGGAGATGCCCCATCCAgcagagccccctgtggggctggTCCAGGCTGCGGGACGCGTGCACCTGGGCTGAGGCTCCAGGCGGGGCAGGGGCCAGGGATGCAGGTTAGCCCAAGGACAACGGGGACCCACAGAAGGCAGGCGGGGCAGCACCACCGCAGCCTGGACAAGCACCGCTCGCCATCCGACCGGAGCCGCGTCCCCTCCCAACCCACATGGGAAGTGGGACAAAGGCCAGGAGAGGCGGTGCCAGCCAGGGGCGAGCTCAGGGCTGGGAGCGGGCCAAGTTCGATGGCTGCACTGCGGGGCTGTCCCTACTAGAGCCAAGACGCCCGCCCAGCAAGGCTGTGGGAGCATCCCGGCTCCCCGGGGTGCTCGCTGCAGGGGACACTGTTGTCCCCAGTCTGCAGACTGGCAGGGGAATCTCCAGCCCGGGTTAGACCAGGAGGACACCCAAGgtgcccaggctctgagctcttgtTCTGGAAGCTTCTACCACCACCTGGTCACTTAGGCAGAAGGAAGGCAGCCCTAAGAGCCACAAGCCTGTTCCCAAACAAGGAACCTCCAGGGCCATTAGGTGCTTGCTTGGCAATTAAGAGGCACAAATTATGGTGCCACAAAGCTCGTTACCAACGAATGACCGTGTGACCACCAGCAGCAAACAGTCCCTGATGAATTGTGTTAGAGGCGTTCGTCTCCGGGAGCCCCAGCACCTCCATGCCTGCAGCCCTATCTGTCACCTGCACCCGCCCGACACTGTGTCCCAGCCCCAGACAGCCCGCACCCCCACCGGAGGGACCGGGGCTGGATGGAGCATGGACGCCACACGGGGACATTTAGGGAGAGAAGGATGCGGTGGGATGCACGGGACAGTGGGGCAGGTCCTCAAATGAGCCTCTGCACGCAGTAGGCCCTCAGCTCGAGCTGGTCATGGGACCCAGGGTGGTGTCcggagggggggggtggtgggaacaGCACAGAGACAGCCACCCGCCTCGAgggaggcctcagtttccccatctgtgaaatgagaacagGATCTCTGAGTTCCCCTCTGGCTCTGAGACCAGGTGCCTGACCCAGAGAAAGTTCCAGAATCATTAGCCGATAAACAAATCAGCAAAACGGTTACTGCGTTAACGTGATGAGTCAGATGGCAGGGCACGTGGGAAAGTCAAGTCTGACACCAAAAGGCCCGCTCTCTGCCATCAGATAAGACCTGGCGAGAGCCGGGGAGAGGAGGAGCTTACGAAAGGCAGTGGGGGGCCCAAGCCAGGCACGGTGTGGGGGCTCCTCCGGCTAGAGGCACCCCAGAAAACTTGCCAGGCTTCCTGGATTCCAAGACCACCCGGAGGGGGCTCCCGGACCCCAGACCAGAAAGACAGGGCTCAGCCGGGGCTCTGACAGCCACTGGGGAAgggacccctccccccagcctcccctgccccagatCGCGGTCCCAGCGGGCTCTGCCTTCCTGAGCACCCAGCGCCCACTGGGGCCTGCCCACCTCAGCCCGGATGGAGGTCCCAGGCCGTGGCCCTGCTGGGGGcagcccctgctcacactgcccCCCAGGGCCTGGATGGTGAGACCCCAGCCAGCGGCCTCAGATCCCAGGTCTGGCCCCACACGAGGCAGGCCCGGCGGCCAAAGCGCCGCCTGCCCGACGCCCGAGCAGGTTCCTCCGTCGCTAATGAAGCTTCCACACACCCGAGCCGTGAGCCACGGTGGCAGCGACACCTGCAGGGGCGTGGGCACCCACACCGGGGAAAGGAAGCGGGCTCAGAGGGGCCACATTCGCACCCGAGGCTGGTGCAGGGCCACCGGGCACCATCCCGCGACCAGCAGGGGTGGCAGTGGGAAAGAACAGCTGCTTCCTGCccgctctgcccccacccctgacaACAGGCGAGTGTGCAGCGAGTACGGCGCTGGCCCAGCACCCCGCGGCTCCCGGGGATCCCGGGCCGCCCCCAGGCAAGGCGCGGTGAAAGCAGGGCCTCAGGGAAAGGCCTCCTCCAAAGTGGCCGAGAGGAAACCTGCCTGCCGTGTGCAGCCTGCAGCGGCACTTAGCCCTGGGAATGACGTCACTGCACCACTGCCCTGCCTGGCTCCCCGCCCCCTTGCCGGCCTTGGGACCCCGGGCAGCTCCAGAACCTTCTGCCGCCCTTTGGTGGGGCGATGAGGAAGCCGGGCTGCACGAGCCCCTTCCCTGCACAGGCCAGGCCCGTCCAGGGCCCCTTCCAGGCTGCCCTGCCCGAGAGGGAAACAGACGGGAGGCGGCCTGGGGCCCGGGCCAGGGCACCAAGAGCTGTCACAGGACCTTCCACACCCCAGTGAGAGCGGGGGTGCAGCCTGCCAGCTGCTCCCACCAGGGCTCAACCCTACCTTGTCCTGGACCCCGATGCCACACGCACCCAGCCCTCTCCTGGGATTCGGGCCACAAACGATTCTCTGTATTCAGCGGACTCAGTGAGCCGTCTTCATCCAGGCCAGGAAAAACCAATCCAGGCCCACTGATGGGGAGAGGGGGTTAGCTACCTCCCCGGGGGTCCCACCCTCAGTGGCCCAGCACCTCTAGCAGACAGAGCCACACTCCAGCGTCCCCTGAGGCGAGAatgaggggctggggggctgggagagggcaaCCACCATGACTAATTAGCTCATTACTGCCGAGTAATTATCTCAGGGCCGCACTCCAAAACACAAGAGGCCCAAGGGCGCCCCGTCAAAGCCACTGAACCCAACACGCCCTCGTCAGGGTCTGCATGGCCTTGGGTGTCCCccgctgggcctcagtttccccagctgcagAGTGAGACCAGTGGCTTTCAAATCTGGCCCTAAGGTGCCCTCAGATGGagcagggaccccccccccccccccccccccacccccccccaaccagacccccccccccccccccccccccccccgagcccaACCCAAAGGAACACTTGCCCCCTCGCTCTCACCTACGATGGCCCGGGACAGCTCTCCACGGCCACTTCTGCACCTTGCTCCTCACCcagcccccgcccggccccccgACTCTCTGGCTGCAGACCCGAACTCTTCCTGGGCCTTCCCCAAGCTTCTCCCGTACCCAGGCGTGCTCAGTAAATGCCCCCTGAACAGAACGGGCCCCACTGTCATGGCGGGGGTCGGGGGAGGCTTGGTCCACGAGGGCTCCACCTGCACCTCCCTTCTCCTGTCCTgggacccccacccctcccctgagcCCAGGGCCGCCCATCGCAGGGCttccgctccccccacccccaccccgccgcctgAGCAGCACGTTCTCACACACCGGCCAGGCTCAGACCTGCCAACACTCCCAAGGCGGCCGCGCCACCTCGCGgagaccccagccctggcccaggcCCACCCCAGGAACAGCCTGTCTCCGCCAGGGCTGAAGGGGCTGACTGATGACCAGGCCCaggagagcgggggagggagggcccaAGGCAGCTCTTCTCTGCTGGAACCACACCCAAACAGAAGCCTGGAAAGCCAGATCCCGGGATTCCTGGAGAATTCTCTGCGACTGGACCGTCTGGTTCCCGCACACAACAATCGCTTCCACGATTCCCGCAGGGTCAAGTCCAGACTTCATACGGGGCCCCTGAGACCTGCCAGGCCTCAGCTCTTGACCTCCCCGCGCACACCCAGGACTCCTCTCTGCACAGGCCTCTGCATAGGCTGCTCCCTCGTCTGGACCTATAGACTGTcgcttcttccaggaagccttcccaaaAGCTCCACCCCAGCCCAGGTTAGCGGAGACGCTTTTGCCCAAGTCCCGTCCCTCACCTCAACTACGCCCCGCACCCTTGCCCACCTCCTGCCTGAAGACTGTGGCCGCTGACAGTCTGACGGGCCTCTCGGCCGGCTTGCGGCTCATTGAGGCGGGATCCTCACCGGGCAAGGACACCCCGGCCGGGCTGGACAGTCTGCCACTTCAGCCCCGACGGGGAAAAGAGCTCACTCGTGGCCCAGGCCGGgggtggggcaccagggtggcctCTCAGAAGCGACACGCGGCCTCCTGTGGGGACCGCCGTGAAGGAGAGGACCCTCGGGTGGCGGGTGACCAGGGTCTGTCCATGGGAACACACGGAGGCATCACCGCTCATTCCAGCCATGTCCCAGACTATCAAAAAGATCCCACGATCCATTTCCCCCACACTAGCAGACAGAGCCACACTCCAGCCACTCCGTGTCCCCGGGGCACCCTTTCACTGGGTGGCCCAGGTCACAGTTGGTATCTTCTGCCTCCCCCTCGGCTGTCACTTCTCCCTGCTAAACTCGGGTTTGCTACAAACTGTCCCCGAGGTCTTGTCCTATGATAAGACAGGTCAAAGGTCACCAGGACAAAACTGATAAACTTACTAAGAAACCATGATTTACGAGTTTCTAAGAACAGAGGATCCGAGCTGAGGGTAGCCCTTTTTGCCTCCTTCTGGCACATGTCTGTGTTCCAGAAGGTTCTAACAGAAATCTGACTTCTGGCTGGGTAGGGCATTTTCTACCCAAAATCTGCTCTCGATTATGTCCACCAGCCAGTCCCCTGCTCTGTGCAAAGCCCCTTTTCTCAGGACCCGCAAGGAGCCTACATGAGCCGCCCGCTCTAGGCAGTGACCTCCGGCCAGGTTCTCCCCTCCACCCCGGGCAGGAACCAAACCTGTCCGACTGGCCCAGACAGTCCTCGCCTGACAACTATCTCTCCATCGCATTTCCCCACGGCACCAAGCAAGAGATTGCAACAGGCCCCGGAACAGATAAGAAGACTCGGGGTGTGGGCTGGGGGCGGattcttgttttgttctctttctgccCTAGATGCGCCTCCACTGCTCCCCAGCCCTGCGAGGGGCCCGAGGCCTCCTGGGGGTGCCCTGCAGGAGCCTGGGTGCTGGGGCTCCGGGGCCGCCTGCCCGCTGGGTGCCGGGTAGGGAGGAGACAGGCGAGCGGGCCCCAGGGAGCCGCCCTCCGTGACAAGCTGGGGGCTGAGCCAGCCCCAGGGCAGGGTGAGGCTGGCGCAGTGTGGCCATACCCCTGAGAGAGCAGCTCTTTCCCAACTGTGAGGACACACCTGCCACCAGCCACGCGGTGCCCTTCCCTTCCAGCTGGCCCCCGATGAGAAGGTCCACCATATGCCCAGTCTGGGGCTCTAGGGTGTTGGGTCCAAGAGCCACCGAACAGGACCATCACCAGCGCTCTCAGGCCCTTCACTGGGGGACAGGGGCTGGTGCCCTCGGGTGAGGCACTAACTCTCCCCGAGCCTTCTCTGGGTAGAGGGGCGTCTGGCCCAGGCACGCTCACCTGCACGGCTCTGCAGCGGGTACACAGCGGGGTCCCTCGGCCCCCTTGGTCTGGAGGTCCGTCAGGGACCGTTCTCATGGGCCCGGCCCGACCGCCCGCATGTGTCCCAGGCATGAGCTGGACAATTCCTTTCCACTCGACAAAAACCCAACACACGACTCTTTTCCCCCCAGTTCACTGCTGAGGAAAGCCTGGCTCAGGCCGTCTGAGTCACCTGCCCACACGCCCTGCTCCACAGTGGGGGTCGCCCACAACAGACCGACGTAGTCCACAGGGTGGGGTGCTGGGAAGTCAGGTGAAGGTGGGGCGGCTCCCAAGGAAAGCCCccgcctgccccagcccccagccccccaggacGGCCAGCAGGGTTCGTGGTCTTCCAGCCCCGAGAGGAGGGAGACCTGGCCTCGGCCAGGCCCTGCTGCTCTGCGGGAgggcgggagggcaggggggtgggggggggggggggttacatCAAGGCCCAGCAGCCGTCCCCGAGGGCAGGTGGCCACTCCAGAACCCAGCCACAGTCCAGCCTCCCCCACTCAGGGCTTCTCTGACCCTTGGGAGCAGGCCGACCTCAAAACCTCCGGTCTCCCAGGACCAGGGTGCCACAAAGCTTTCCAAAATGTGCAGACTCCtgggcagggcagagcccagggccctgggaggaACCCCCAGCAGCGTTCCAACCTGTACGAGACAGCCGGGTCCCTACCTGCCTCCGTGGTGTGGGAAGGGCCCGCCGCCCTTCCAGGCTGCTGTGCATGGAAATAGAAGCTGGGtgcgtccccccacccccaacagcccTCATCCGGCCCTGGCCACAGAGGGCACTCTGAAACCTCCCTGCGGACAGCTGCTTCACCAAGCCCCTTGTTCTGGGCCTGGGCCTCTCCCTCCCTGCGCCAGCAGGGACGTGCAGCCCCGGGGAGGAGAGAGCGACCCACACTGACCAACAGCGACCCCTGGGCCGGGCTGAGCCGTGAGCACTCGAGCATCGTTCGCCAACCCAGCCCTCCCGAGGGCAAGACCAGGACGCGGAGGCCAGGAAGGCACGGGGGTGAGGGTGCTTTCCAACACCTCCCAGACCCACAGCGAGGCTCCGGCTGGTTTTCGCTGACAGGCCGGGGCCCGCCGGACAagggctccctgccccctccaagCTGGACAAGCCGCATGGCCCACCCAGCACTGCTCGCACTGACCCGGGGAACCCACGGCACAGATCCCAGGGCCAGGGGACCGCGCTTCTGCCAGATGAGGAcggacccggggggggggggggggggggggggggaagagacagagacacgggCAGCCGGGGCCTCCCCAGCAAAGCCGCTGCCCCTCTCACCCGGGGGTGGTGCCCAAGCACTGTGCAGGCAGAGGGGAGCCCGACATAGAGGAGGGCTCAGGgatgcccagccccagccccagccccagccccaccctggacCCCAAAGGCCAACATGGGCAGATGAGAGAGGGATATGCGTTCTTCACGGAATTCTGCGTCCTGAGCCTTTCTACGACGGAGACCCCACACATGCAGCTTCCTGAGAGCAGGGACGCCAGTCTCTCTGGGGGTCACTCTGGTCCAAACACGCCAGAACTCTGGGGCAGGCTCCCAAACTCCCCAGTGACACTTCCTGTGGCCCCTGCAAGGACAGAGTGCACGGATCTACAGACAGAAGCCACAGATCGAGGGCTGGGATAATCATCGCCTGAGGAACACGGAGGGCCCGGGGCCCGGGAGGGCGGTCTGACCCAGATCTGAGGCTCACGGCGACAACAGAGCTCCTGAAGACTGGAATCTCACGGATGCCCGGCGCTCACGCGGAGCCGTGCAGAGGGCGCCCAGGAACGCGACCCGGATGCCCTGAGCCGGTGGGTCTCGACCTGATGGCACGTTAGGACCCGTCAGGGAGTCGCCGAGAAGCCCCAGCGCCCAGGCGCATCCCCGGGGCTGCCGGTCTAGTTGGTGTGGGGTGTGGCCCGGGCACAGGGTGCTTTGCAAACTCCACCCGTGGCCCCGAAGGGCAGCCACGGCGAGCGCCACGGGCTGACCCACGCGAGGCTGCAGTTAGGGCGGGAGATCCGTTCACCCCGGCACCTCCTCTGGAAGGCCTCCTCCGCCGGGCTGCTCGAGGACAGAGGACGTGGAACCTGAGGCAGTGAGCAGCCGACGATTCTGCACGAGACAGGACGACGGACACAGCCCCCTGGCTCAGCTCTCGGTGGAGGAGCCCGGCTGCAGGAGCAGCGGGGGGCCGAGGACCCCGGCCAGCCCCGCAGGGCACGTGCCTCTTCCTGTGCCGTCCTCCCGGGCACACGCCGCCAACCCGGCACGGCACACCCTCCTGCCAGGGCCCAGACCCAGACTCCTCGCTGCTGAGCCCCGTTTATTCAGCTCACCGGAGCAAGGGTGCCGGCCGCACGCGCCTACTGTCTTCCCAGGTAGAGGCGTGGGGGCAGACATGTTATGGAGGCAAGAGGTCACGGTCTAGTCCTGGCTCTCTTTCTCCAGGGGCCTGGGGGCCACTGCTCTCGGAGGCGGCACCTCCCCCTCACCCCGACCTTATCCAAACCAGCACCTTCGGAACACTTTCCCCCGACCGGCAAGGACCGTGGATGTGTGCGGAGCCGTCCCCGAGTCTGGCCAACGTCACCCGGCCCAACAGAGGTCAGGAATCCTGGGGGGCTTGGCTTACCAAAAAGGTCCACCCAGCCCTGTAAACGGATCCCGTTCCGAaggcaccccttcccttcccgAGGCCTGGCATCACCACACAGAGGGCCCCTCGAGCCCCCTGCCCAGAGACAGACGAGGAGGGGCGGACCACCTGCTGACCTGGAGAAGGAGGGGCGTGCCCAGGCGCCACCTCCAGGAGGCCCGGAGCGTGCTGGGGACACACAGGTTCCAAGAAGGTGACAGGACACCTCTGGGTAAAGCCAGCGCTCTTGAAAGCAGGTGAAGGTCTGCTTAAAGCAAGGAACGCCAGGCCGCGAGAAGGGAGACCGGCCTAACGCGTACAAGTGTGAGCACCCGTGCACGTGGACAGATGTAGGCACGCACGTGCACAGGTGCACGCCTACAGCCCAggccacccgggctccccaggACCCCACAGCCCAGGCCACCAGCATCTCGGCCTCCCGGGGACGTTCGGGAGCACACCTCCAGCACCCCTTCCCCGCCGAGCCAGCTCAGGGGGACCCCGGCCCCCAGAGCCCCCTCTGGGCCTGCCCTGCCCAGCCTGCGCCACACGGCCCGAACCCCCGCGCTCGGCGACCAAAACCGCAGGACCCGCCAGGTGTAAAATGCCCGGTGACGCCCACGACAGGAAGAGGGGCTGAGTCcccagggaaagaaaacaaaggcaaggaGAAGGCGGGACCGCGGGCTCCCTGCTGCAGGTACGGGTACGGTTGGGAGAAAGAGCAAATGTGCACCAGCCCCGCTTCGGGTGACtcggcccccacctccccctaccCGCCAGAGAGGCCAACCGAGGCCTCAACGTCCCCAAAGGGAGTGGGGCCCCCTTGCTCTCCCAGCTGACTGTGCAAACAGCAAGCAGGACCCTCTCTGCGCCCCCGCAGGACACACACGTGGACATTAAGAACTGAACGCAGAGCCGCACCCCCAGGCGGGCACCGCCCCCCCGGCCCCAACCCCTCGGCACCTGCACCGGGAAACCGATGCCCCGCCCGTCAGCAGCCGGGATCGGCT from Panthera uncia isolate 11264 chromosome D4, Puncia_PCG_1.0, whole genome shotgun sequence encodes the following:
- the LOC125923733 gene encoding collagen alpha-1(I) chain-like, which codes for MGTPPAGLSFPVSPLKAADPLFLPGSGPLLSQSPASGPPGQCGHIQDGGPEAFCPLRPAAQPPPPTSGPDPPQHQAPAPGPGPLQPPPPAPAPAPSRPGCPMNSKPDLSFLPLHTRRPKEGLQHKLWLPSTLGPAAPRPPIPGLVALSPAEGLFWPLAPRTRCKGLAEDTQRGARGHGGEGGGAQTPGPPGRHRAGLTRHSPASSTKDTHTPHRTGKGFSKDGHLKRPLTRSAQKGAHAQPGRSPGGAGAGTLGCTIGYLTGSCHLLTPEPAQGPQLQPTPPPAVSPARGLRFPAPPPTIQLDVALPQAPDVGTRQKAHCGRQRVNQHAKEGIRGRGAGRPGVVLGTRKGFTENWEQEGPVGPKAARRSGQGSSRPEGSLWGESRLCQAAVEPGFKLRSEDIQTISPHGPLRPLKASAGEDGRVSFLSPHQETEARSGESGSQAPPATRPAEAATCSSHRPTRVGVPVRARPGPALHRPPTKAQGRRPSCPSRAHGVHSPAGPAGALLGLKRGIHLSGAQFPARPRRRSCRGDSVSGALHTLRLDFQALLPRSWKTRPTETLSSPTRLLMGGEGGTPPGEGRSSPPSHGHTGPRPASPVQRGPGLGGAGGGSRGRCWGGGRFRCPREPAAAGRCAADTPRYHCPQSKEQVGRGPSGQLLVGYWAVALSLHLFVFKGGSREDPPSADAHSVPGPARDARLLAESSPQLHTALWPRAPPGAFLEMVAESHRTQTAANSHADTGAPAGIRPGESRGEEELTKGSGGPKPGTIAVPAGSAFLSTQRPLGPAHLSPDGGPRPWPCWGQPLLTLPPRAWMVRPQPAASDPRSGPTRGRPGGQSAACPTPEQVPPSLMKLPHTRAVSHGGSDTCRGVGTHTGERKRAQRGHIRTRGWCRATGHHPATSRGGSGKEQLLPARSAPTPDNRRVCSEYGAGPAPRGSRGSRAAPRQGAVKAGPQGKASSKVAERKPACRVQPAAALSPGNDVTAPLPCLAPRPLAGLGTPGSSRTFCRPLTVAADSLTGLSAGLRLIEAGSSPGKDTPAGLDSLPLQPRRGKELTRGPGRGWGTRVASQKRHAASCGDRREGEDPRVAGAWGPLLSEAAPPPHPDLIQTSTFGTLSPDRQGPWMCAEPSPSLANVTRPNRDQNDPTNACQHAPRPRHSLCVASTEDSQAPPARPL